Proteins encoded by one window of Chanos chanos chromosome 7, fChaCha1.1, whole genome shotgun sequence:
- the LOC115816270 gene encoding P2Y purinoceptor 11-like: MLNTSLNCSYEFQKKLLPPVYGVEFCVGFLGNVFALVLLLTKERQNWHTGVVFSCNLIISDLLYVLTLPLLITYYSNDKNWTFGVAACKIERFLFTCNLYVSIFFILCISVNRYIAIVHPIFTHSYVRPKHAKITSVLVWVIVAIISSPVLKYASTEPTKGNNITLCVSKSEGDKIPYFNYRLSLTVLGFLIPLMLTFASYIGVIRVVFKSTTIMSQEKRKVALLVGSVCTLYALSFIPYHILQTYHHYLKEKTCLQYDAYQISKGLATLNMCIHPLLYMAVFDSIRVVCCGKSSET; this comes from the coding sequence atgctGAACACATCACTGAACTGCAGCTATGAATTTCAAAAGAAGCTGCTTCCTCCTGTTTATGGAGTTGAATTCTGCGTCGGATTTCTCGGCAATGTCTTTGCTCTGGTCCTGCTGctgacaaaagaaagacagaactggCACACTGGAGTGGTCTTCTCCTGTAACCTCATcatcagtgacctcctctatgTACTAACCCTGCCGCTACTCATCACTTACTACTCAAACGACAAAAACTGGACCTTTGGTGTCGCTGCATGCAAAATTGAGCGTTTCCTTTTCACCTGTAACCTCTACGTgagcatttttttcatcttgtgcatcagtgtaaacagataTATAGCTATTGTTCATCCAATCTTCACACATAGCTATGTACGCCCTAAACATGCCAAGATCACCAGTGTGTTAGTCTGGGTCATAGTAGCTATCATCTCTTCACCAGTTCTCAAATATGCAAGTACAGAACCCACAAAGGGAAATAATATTACCCTCTGTGTCTCCAAGAGCGAAGGAGATAAGATTCCGTACTTCAATTACagactttctctgactgtgctgGGGTTTTTGATACCGCTGATGCTGACTTTTGCATCATACATAGGTGTAATTAGGGTAGTTTTCAAAAGTACCACTATCATGTcacaggagaaaaggaaagtggCTTTGTTGGTGGGCTCAGTGTGCACACTCTATGCCCTGTCTTTTATTCCCTATCACATTTTGCAGACTTATCACCATTATCTGAAGGAGAAAACGTGTTTGCAGTACGATGCATACCAAATATCGAAGGGATTGGCTACACTAAACATGTGCATTCACCCCCTCCTCtacatggctgtgtttgacagcaTCAGAGTGGTTTGTTGTGGAAAGAGTTCAGAAACTTAA